CCGCCCACGTAGATGACGTCCTGGGCGAGCAGGAAGGAGCGCAGTGCGTCGTCGTCCAACTCGCGGCGGAACAGGTGCAGGACGGAGGGTTCGCAGGCGGGTCGGTCCCCGAACGCCGTGCGGAACTGTTCGATGTAGGCCGGTGCGTCTCCGCTGGCCGTGGGAACGAAGCACACCCTGGGGCGGAAGACGCGTGCCCGGGCCAGTACCCAGTCGTCGAGAAGGCCGTCGTCGTCGGTGGAGAAGCCGCCGCCGAGGAGGGCGAGGCGCTGCGGGGGTTCGACGGCCATGACCGTGCCTTCCTGGACAGGTGCGTGTGCGCGTGAGGCTAGGCCGCCCCGCCGCCGGTGTGCAGGACGGCGAACACTCCGCGGGCCCGGGTGCCGTCCGGGAGTTGCCAGGAGCCGGTGACGTGGCCGGTCACTCCATGGGAGGGCGGGAACGGGCCGTCCGGGGCAGGTTGCAGGACCCGGTGGAGGCTGAGGGTCGTGCCGTGCGGTGTGGTCAGCCGGGTGCCGTCCTGGTCGTCGGTGGTGATGAAGTCCGTGGGGATGGAGCCTTCGCCGGTGTGGGAGGCGATGACCTCCCGGTCGGGGACGTCGCTGGTGTTCTGGTTCTGGGCCTGCACCCGCCCCTCGATCAAGGCCACCAACTGGGCGAGCAGCACGGGGTCGTGGCAGCCGTCGTAGGCCCAGCGCCGCCCGAGCACGCCGTGCTCCATGGTGCCCACGAGGGCGTGCTCCGCTCCGTCGAGCGGGGCACCGCGATAGGTCAGCGGCACCAGGTAGGTGATCGGGTGAGGGCCGGAGGAGTCCGTGACAATGATGAACTCGATCCCGACCTCGCCCTGCGGGTCGTCCAGCCGGAACCCGCCGGCCTTGGCCGGCTGCGGTTCGGCCGCGCCACCGCGGTACCACGGACGGGACGGCAGCCAGGAGGTGAGCAGTTCCAGCTTGGTCGGTTGGAGCGAGGTGCGGTGGATGACGGCCATGCCGAAGGTTCCCTTCCGTTACGCCGGCCCGAACACACGGTTGTGACGCAACTGCCCGGCACACCACCGGAAGTGTCCGTCGCTGTCGTCCGGACCGAACAGGTCGTAGGTGCTGAGGGCGTAGGCGGCTTGATAGGTGGTGAGCGCGGCGGGCGAGTAGCCGAGCTCCTGCGCGAAGAGCCGGGTGAGTTCCGCGGTGTGCTCCTGGGCGTGCGGGCCGTACATGTCGCAGACGGCGGCGGTGACGGCCGCCTCGAAGGCCGGGTCGCCCGCGGTCGTGTAGAAGCCGAAGTCGAGTACGGCGACGGGTCGGCCGACCGTGTCGACGTGGATGTTGGGCGGCACGAGGTCACCGTGGATCGCGGTGACCGGGGCATCGGGCAGCG
The genomic region above belongs to Streptomyces coeruleorubidus and contains:
- a CDS encoding maltokinase N-terminal cap-like domain-containing protein, with protein sequence MAVIHRTSLQPTKLELLTSWLPSRPWYRGGAAEPQPAKAGGFRLDDPQGEVGIEFIIVTDSSGPHPITYLVPLTYRGAPLDGAEHALVGTMEHGVLGRRWAYDGCHDPVLLAQLVALIEGRVQAQNQNTSDVPDREVIASHTGEGSIPTDFITTDDQDGTRLTTPHGTTLSLHRVLQPAPDGPFPPSHGVTGHVTGSWQLPDGTRARGVFAVLHTGGGAA